The genomic segment TCGTCACCACCCATGGCGATCGTTTCGCCACGGTGACGCGCTGGATGAAGGATATCGACGCGCCGCCGTTCTGGCGTGGCCAGCTCGGCAAGCCGGGCAATGTGGACCGTTGGCAGATCATTCGTTTCGAAGCGCCCTGCACGGTGGCCATCGACGTCGGTGTGGCACCGACGGGAACCGGGGCGCCGGAAGGCGATCGCTCGCAGGGTGTCAACAATTTCATTCTCAACACGATCACGCCCGAAACCGACGGCACCTGCATGTATTTCTGGGCCAACGCCCGCAACTACCGCCGCGACGACCAGACCCTGACGACGCAGTTGCGCGAAGGCGTCTCCTCGATCTTCCGCGAAGACGAGATCGTGCTGGAGCGTCAGCAACAAGCCATGGACGAACATCCCGACCGGATTTTCTATAACCTCAATATCGATGCCGGTTCGATGTGGGCCCGTCGCCTGATCGACCAGATGATTGCCAAAGAACACCGCCCCAAAAACCTGCAAGCGGCGGAATAGGAGAACCCCATGTCGCTTGCCGAACCCAGCGAACGCGCCGGTGAACGAAGCCAGTCGCAAACGGTCACCGCGCTTTTGTCGTTGCGCGAACTGATCGTCTCGGGCGCGCTAAAATCCGGCGAGCGCATTTCCGAACTGGCCATGGTCGATCGCATCGGCGTCTCCCGGACGCCCTTGCGCACGGCGCTCGTGAAGCTCGAACAGGAAGGGCTGATCGAGGAAATTCCCTCGGGCGGCTATGCGGTGAAAGCGTTCAGCGAAGCCGACGTGTTCGACGCCATCGAAATTCGCGGCACGCTGGAAGGCCTGTCCGCGCGCTACGCCGCCGAACGCGGCGTCACGGCCATGCGGCTTGGTGAATTGCGCGAGTGCGTCGCCGAAATCGATGCGGTGATCACCGCCGGCGGTCTGAACGAAGATGATTTCGAAGCCTATCTGCGCGCCAACGAGCGCTTCCACGCTTTGTTGGTGGAACTTTCCGGCAGCCCGACGTTGCGGCGCGAACTCGAACGGGTGAGCAGCCTGCCCTTCGCCTCGGCCAGCGCCTTTGTCAAAGCGGAAGCCGCCCTGCCGGAATCGCGCGGTATCCTGCCGATCGCCAATGAGCACCATCGCGCCGTTGTCGATGCCATCGAAAACCGCGAAGGCGCCCGCGCCGAAGCGATCATGCGTGAGCACGCCCGGCTGTCCTATCGCAATCTGATGCTGGCGCTGCGCAACCAAAAGGTTCTCGATCTCGTGCCCGGCGCGGCCTTGATCCGTCGCCGTGGCTGACACCGCCTTCGACTTGATCTGATCGTCTTTTTTGAGCGCTAACCGGTTCGGTTGCGTTTCAAGTACTCCAGGAGGGGAGCATGCGTTTTTCTGTCCACTATGTACCGGCACGCATCGTCGCCGCCCGCGATATCTCGCCGACCGTGCGGCTGATCGAGATCGCACCCGATGGCGGCACCAAGGGTTGGACGCCAGGCTCTCATATCAATCTGTCGCTGCCGATCGGGGACAGCGGCGAGACACGTTCCTATTCGCTGATCGGCGAGCCGCATCCGCAGGTCTATCGCATCGCCGTGAAGCGTGACGATCAGGGCCGTGGCGGCTCGCGCTACATGCACGGCTGCGACGTCGGCGCCCGCCTCAACGTCAGCGAACCGCATAATAATTTCGACCTGTCGTGGCAGGGCACCCATTACGTGCTGGTTGCCGGCGGTATCGGCGTGACGCCGGTTCACAGCATGGCCTTGGCGCTCGCCAAACGCGGCGCCAAAGTCACCGTGCTGCAGGCGGCGCGCACGCGCGCTGAGCTCGCCTTCGCCGATGAATTGTCGGCGGCGCTTGGCGACAACATTCGCTTCTTCGTCTCCGACGAGGGCAACCGCATCGACGCAGCTGCTGAAGTCGCGGCGCTGCCGACTGACGCGGAAATCTATCTCTGCGGCCCGCTGTCGCTGGTCGATGCCTTTCGCAAGGCCTGGCGCGCCGAAGGGCGACCGATGGCGCGGCTGCGCAGCGAAACCTTCGGCTCCTCCGGCTCTTTCGCCGCCGAACCGTTCAAGGTGTTCGTCCCGGCGCTCGGCCTCGAGGTTGATGTGCCGGCCGACCGCTCCATGGCCGACGCGCTGGAAGAAGCCGGCGTTGCCGTGATCACCGACTGCAAGCGCGGCGAATGCGGCCTGTGCGCTGTCGATATCGTCTCCTGCAACGGCGAAATCGATCATCGCGACGTGTTCCTGTCGGACCAGGAACGGCAAGAGAATGTCCGCATCTGTGCCTGCGTTTCGCGCGTCGCGGGCGGCGCCATCACCATCGATACGGGCTACCGCACCGATGCCCAGCAGGGTGTCGGCTTCTAAGCCGTTTCACTTCTCATCGCATCTGAAAAAGCAAAAGGCCGGCGCACTCGCCGGCCTTTCTTGTTTGCCTTGTTCGTTGATCAGCCGCCGATATTGAAGGCTGAGAAGGCCGCCATATTGACGATCTCGCTGTCCTTGGCGCTCATCGAAATGAACTGCACCGGCTTGTCGAGACCAACGATGAGAGGACCGATGACCGTTCCACCGCCCAGCTCTTGCAGCATTTTGGTGCTGATCGAGGCCGAGTGGAACGCCGGCATGACCAGCACATTGGCTGTGTCGGTCAACCGGCAGAACGGATAGGCGCGCATCAATTCAGGATTAAGCGCCACATCGGCGGCCATTTCGCCATCATACTCGAAATCAAGCCGCATGCCGTCGAGGATTTTCACCGCTTCCTGCACGCGGGCCGAACGTTCCCCCGGCGGATGGCCGAAGGTGGCGAAAGCGAGCAACGCGACACGCGGCTCGAAGCCGAGACGCCGGGCAACGCCGGCCGCTTCGATGGCGATCTGCGCGATCTCCTCGGCGGTCGGCATTTCGGTGATCGCCGTGTCGGCGACAAGCACCGTGCGCTCGCGCGCCAGCACCAGCGAGCAGCCCATCAGCCGATGACCGGGCTTGGCATCGATGACGCGCAGCACTTCCTCGAGCGCGGTCGAGAAATTGCGCGTCATGCCGGTGACCATGGCATCCGCATCGCCCAGCGCCACCATGGTGGCGGCGAAATGGTTGCGGTCCTGATTGATCAGACGCATGCAATCGCGGAACAGATAGCCCTTGCGCTGCATGCGCTCGTAAAGGAATTCGGCATAGGCTTCATTGCGGTGCGACAGCGCCGCGTTGTGGATCTCGATCGACTTGTCGGAAAGATCGACGCCGATGCGCTCGGCTGCTTCCTTCACCCGATCCTCACGGCCCACAAGGATGGCCGTGCCCATTTCCTGCGCCACGAAGGACAGCGCGCCACGGATCACCTGTTCCTCCTCGCCCTCGGCGAAGACCACCCGCTTGGGGAAACGGCGAACGCGCTGGACGATGCGCTGCAACGCGCCCGCCACCGGATCGCGCCGGGCCGAGAGCTGGCTCTGGTAAGCCACCATGTCGGTAATCTGCTTACGCGCCACGCCGGTTTCCATCGCCGCCTTGGCGACCGCCGCCGGCACGACGCTGATGAGGCGCGGATCGAACGGCACGGGGATGATGTAATCGCGACCAAAGCGCGGGCGCGCGCCTTGATAGGCGGCGGCCACGTCGTCGGGCACGTCTTCCTGCGCCAGTTTGGCAAGCGCCAGGGTGGCGGCGATCTTCATTTCCATGTTGATCGTCGTCGCCCGCACGTCGAGCGCACCACGGAAAAGATAAGGAAAGCCGAGGACGTTGTTGACCTGGTTGGGATAGTCGGAGCGTCCGGTGGCGACGATGCAATCCTCGCGCACGGCATGGGCTTCCTCCGGCGTGATCTCCGGATCCGGGTTGGCCATGGCGAAAATAATCGGGTCCTTGGCCATCGAGCGGACCATGTCCGACGTCAGCGCGCCCTTGACCGACAGGCCGAAGAAAATATCGGCGTCGACCATGGCCTCTTCCAAGGTCCGGGCATTGGTGACGACCGCATGGGCCGACTTCCACTGGTTCATGCCCTCGGTGCGGCCGCGATAGACGACGCCCTTGGTGTCGCACAGGATGATGTTTTCCGGCGCGAAGCCGATGGCCTTGATCAGATCGAGGCAGGCGATGCCGGCAGCACCCGCGCCATTGCAGACGAGCCTGGTCTTCTTGATGTCACGGCCGGTGATCTGCATGGCATTGAGAATGCCGGCGGCGGCGATGATCGCGGTGCCGTGCTGATCGTCATGGAACACCGGAATGTCCATGAGCTCGCGCAGCTTCTCCTCGATGATGAAGCATTCCGGCGCCTTGATATCTTCAAGGTTGATGCCGCCGAAAGAGGGCCCGAGATAGCGCACCGCGTTGATGAACTGTTCCGGATCTTCCGTATCGACTTCAAGATCGATCGAATCAATGTCGGCGAACCGCTTGAACAGAACCGACTTACCTTCCATCACCGGCTTCGAGGCGAGCGCGCCAAGATTGCCGAGACCGAGAATGGCGGTGCCGTTGGTGATGACGGCGACCATGTTGCCGCGCGTCGTATAATCGAAGGCCGTCGCTGGATCATTGGCGATGGCGAGAACGGGAATGGCGACGCCCGGAGAATAGGCCAGCGACAGATCGCGCTGGGTCGCCATCGGTTTGGTCGGGACGATTTCGAGCTTGCCCGGCTTGCCTTGGGAGTGGAAATCCAGCGCTTCCTGCTCGGTGATTTTTGGCCGTTTGTGGGCTTGCGGTCGGTTGGCGGTATCGTCGGCCATGGGCTCGTTCCAAATCCCTTATTTTTCAAGTGTGAATGACCACCTTACGCCGACCCGGCAGGTATCCACAAGCATGCATGCATGCGGCGGTGCAACGCGGCTCAGGCTTTGCTAGCGTCGGTTAATGTCAGCCCCAGCAGCAACCCGATCCAGCGCCCGCGATGCCGAAACACGTGTTACGCCGATGATGGCGCAATATGTGGAGATCAAGGCCGCCAATCCCGATTGCCTGCTGTTCTACCGCATGGGCGATTTCTACGAATTGTTCTTCGCAGATGCGGAAATCGCTAGCCGTTCTCTCGGCATCGTATTGACCAAGCGCGGAAAACATCTGGGCGAAGACATACCGATGTGCGGCGTGCCGGTGGAGCGGGCAGACGATTATCTGCAACGCCTGATCGGCCTCGGCCATCGGGTCGCCGTCTGCGAGCAGACCGAGGATCCCGCCGAAGCGCGCAAGCGTGGCGGTAAATCCGTGGTGCAGCGCGGTGTCGTGCGCCTGGTCACGCCCGGCACGATCACCGAAGAACGGCTGCTGGAGCCGGGCCGAGCCAATGCTTTCCTGACCATCGCGCGGGTGCGCGTCTCCGACGAGAGCTGGAGCTATGGCCTGGCGGCCGTTGATATTTCGACCGGCGCCTTCATCCTCGGCGAGACCACCGACACAGGCTTAGCCGCTGAAATCGCCCGCATCGAACCCTCTGAAATCGTTGTCGGCGAAGCGATCTGGGATGACGAGCGCTTGCGCCGGATCATCGAGGATACGCGCATCGCCGTCGCCCCCGTCGGTCGCGACAGCAATGACACCTCGGCTGGCGGCTCGGCCGAACGGCGACTGACCGCCTGGTTTGGCGTCGCCACGCTCGACGGCTTTGGCACCCTCAGCCGTGCCGAAATCGCCGCCGCGTCCATGGCGCTGGTTTATGTCGAGCGCACGCAGATCGGCGCTAAGCCGGCCCTCGCCTTCCCCACGCGTTTCAAGCGTGGAACGACGATGGAAATCGACGCGGCGACGCGCGCCAATCTGGAATTGACGCGCACCCTGTCGGGCCATCGCGACGGATCGTTGATCGCCGCCATCGACATGACGGTGACGCCAGCCGGCGGCCGCCTGCTGGCGGAGCGGCTGGCCGGCCCTCTCACCGATCCCACAGCTATCGCGGAGCGGGCCGAGGCGGTCGCCTTCCTGCTGGCGCAAAGAGATTTGCGCGACAGCCTGCGGACGCAATTGCGCCAGGCGCCGGATTTCGCCCGCTCCTTTTCGCGTCTCGCGCTTGGGCGCGGTGGCCCACGCGACCTGGCCGCCTTGCGCGATGGCTTGAACGCGGCGGCCGCGGTCGCCGTACAATTGCATGACATCAGCGACCTGCCGGAGCATTTGCGCGCCGCCGCGCGCATTGGTAGCGAGATCGACCCCAGCATCGCGCAGGAATTGCAGCAGGCGCTGGCCGAAGACCTGCCGCTGAACAAGCGCGACGGTGGTTTCATCGCCAAAGGCTTTGAACCTGTGCTCGACGAGACACGGGCGCTGCGCGACGAAAGCCGCCGCGTCATCGCCAGCTTGCAGGCGCGCTATAGCGAGATAGCCGGCACCAAGCAGCTCAAGATCAAGCATAATAATTTCCTCGGCTTCTTCATCGAAGTGCAGCAGGCGCAGGGCGAGAAAATGCTGCGCCCGCCCTTCGACACGGAATTCATCCATCGCCAGACCATGGCCGATGCGATGCGCTTTTCGACGCGCGAACTGGGCGAGCTGGAAGCCAAGATCGCCTCGGCGGCCGATCGCGCTCTGGCGCTGGAACTCGATATTTTCGAGCGGCTGGCGCAGCGCATCCTGGAGGCCGGTGATCCTATTAAAGCTGCGGCGCAGGCCTTGGCGACGATCGATGTGGCGGCGGCGCTGGCCGAACTGGCCGAGAAGCACACGTGGTCGCGGCCGACGGTTGATGACAGCCTGGCTTTCGTCATCGAGGGCGCGCGCCATCCCGTCGTCGAGATCTCGCTGCGCCAACGCGGCGAAAGTTTCGTCGCCAATGATTGCACATTGGCGGAAGCGAAAGACAGCAACGGGCTGATCGCCATTGTGACCGGCCCGAACATGGCCGGTAAGTCGACCTATCTGCGCCAGAACGCCTTGATCGCCATTCTCGCGCAGATCGGCTCCTTCGTGCCGGCGCGATCGGCCCATATCGGCGTTGTCGACCGGCTGTTCTCGCGCGTTGGCGCGGCAGATGATCTGGCGCGCGGACGTTCGACCTTCATGGTCGAAATGGTCGAGACCGCCGCCATTCTCAACCAGGCGGGCGAACGCTCCTTCGTCATCCTCGATGAAATCGGCCGAGGCACCGCCACCTTCGATGGCCTGTCAATCGCCTGGGCCGCCGTTGAATTTTTGCATGCGCGCAATCGCTCGCGGACGCTATTCGCCACTCATTTCCACGAACTGACGCAGTTGACGAAGAAGCTGCCGCGTCTCGTCAATCTCACCATGCGCGTCACCGATTGGAACGGCGACGTGGTGTTTCTGCATGAAGTGGTGAAAGGCGCGGCCGACCGCTCCTATGGTATCCAGGTGGCGCGCCTCGCCGGCCTGCCGCAGGATGTTATCGACCGGGCGCAATCGATCCTGGCTGAGCTGGAAGCCGGTGAGCGCCGCGCCCCGGTGGAGCGGATGATCGACGATCTGCCGCTGTTTGCCATCGCCAAGCCCGCGCCACCACCGCCCATGCAACCGAAGGCGGATGAGTTGCGCGCCACCCTCGACGCGCTCAATCCCGACAATCTGAGCCCGCGCGAGGCCCTTGATGCGCTTTATGCCTTGAAGAAGCAGCGCACCACCGAGGACAAGTAGCGGTTAAGCATCTTCTCACCTTACCCGACGCTGCGGCACGGTATTAACCGCCGCCGTGCGCCGTCGTGATAGAACCGTGGGCATCATTGGCCCGCGCATCTGATCATGTTCAACGAACCCATCAAGCTCGCCGTCGTCTCAGCCGGTCTCGCCATCGCGGTGGCGACCTATCTGGCGTCGTCGCGCGATCCGGGCCACTCGCCGATCGCGGGATTGAGCGAACGTTTCTTCCCGAGCAGCACGCCTCATGCGGCCAAGCCGGAAGCGCCGGCCGCCAAACCGTCCGCCGCGCCCGCCTTTGGCTTTGGCCCGGTGCGCTTGCCCGCCGATCAAAGCGGTCATTATCTGGCGGTGGTCGAGATCGAAGGCCGTAGCCTGCGCATGTTGGTCGACACCGGCGCCACTTATGTCTCGCTGTCGAACCGGGACGCGGCCGCGCTGGGGCTGCGGCCGCTGCCGTCTGATTTCAAATACCGGGTGGTGACGGCGAACGGCGAGATCAGAGTCGCCCGGGCGCAGTTGCGTGAAGTGCGCCTCGGCAACATCCTGGTGCGCGATGTCGCCGCCGCGATCCTGCCGCCGGGCATCGAGACGGCCAGCCTGCTCGGCATGAGCTTTCTCAGCAAACTCAAAAGCTTCGAGGTGGCCGACGGGAGCATGGTGCTGAATCCTTAGAACAAACCGTTTCTGCCGAAACGCCATGGATTCTGCCATTAACCGCCCGTTCAGACTGAACCTTGCAGACAGAAGCGTGTTATCAACGTGTTACGTTGATTTCCGACGCTTGAGACGATTTCCTAGCCTTCCAGCCTGCGTAAAAGGACTCCCATGTATCCAAAGCCCTCGCCGAGCCTCACGCCCAATACCTATGCGTTCGAATCGAGCCCCATGGTCAAGGCGACCGGCTTTCGCGAATACGACGCACGCTGGCTTTTCGGCAAAGAAATCAATCTGATGGGCAT from the Beijerinckia sp. 28-YEA-48 genome contains:
- the mutS gene encoding DNA mismatch repair protein MutS, with amino-acid sequence MSAPAATRSSARDAETRVTPMMAQYVEIKAANPDCLLFYRMGDFYELFFADAEIASRSLGIVLTKRGKHLGEDIPMCGVPVERADDYLQRLIGLGHRVAVCEQTEDPAEARKRGGKSVVQRGVVRLVTPGTITEERLLEPGRANAFLTIARVRVSDESWSYGLAAVDISTGAFILGETTDTGLAAEIARIEPSEIVVGEAIWDDERLRRIIEDTRIAVAPVGRDSNDTSAGGSAERRLTAWFGVATLDGFGTLSRAEIAAASMALVYVERTQIGAKPALAFPTRFKRGTTMEIDAATRANLELTRTLSGHRDGSLIAAIDMTVTPAGGRLLAERLAGPLTDPTAIAERAEAVAFLLAQRDLRDSLRTQLRQAPDFARSFSRLALGRGGPRDLAALRDGLNAAAAVAVQLHDISDLPEHLRAAARIGSEIDPSIAQELQQALAEDLPLNKRDGGFIAKGFEPVLDETRALRDESRRVIASLQARYSEIAGTKQLKIKHNNFLGFFIEVQQAQGEKMLRPPFDTEFIHRQTMADAMRFSTRELGELEAKIASAADRALALELDIFERLAQRILEAGDPIKAAAQALATIDVAAALAELAEKHTWSRPTVDDSLAFVIEGARHPVVEISLRQRGESFVANDCTLAEAKDSNGLIAIVTGPNMAGKSTYLRQNALIAILAQIGSFVPARSAHIGVVDRLFSRVGAADDLARGRSTFMVEMVETAAILNQAGERSFVILDEIGRGTATFDGLSIAWAAVEFLHARNRSRTLFATHFHELTQLTKKLPRLVNLTMRVTDWNGDVVFLHEVVKGAADRSYGIQVARLAGLPQDVIDRAQSILAELEAGERRAPVERMIDDLPLFAIAKPAPPPPMQPKADELRATLDALNPDNLSPREALDALYALKKQRTTEDK
- a CDS encoding TIGR02281 family clan AA aspartic protease, which gives rise to MFNEPIKLAVVSAGLAIAVATYLASSRDPGHSPIAGLSERFFPSSTPHAAKPEAPAAKPSAAPAFGFGPVRLPADQSGHYLAVVEIEGRSLRMLVDTGATYVSLSNRDAAALGLRPLPSDFKYRVVTANGEIRVARAQLREVRLGNILVRDVAAAILPPGIETASLLGMSFLSKLKSFEVADGSMVLNP
- a CDS encoding PDR/VanB family oxidoreductase yields the protein MRFSVHYVPARIVAARDISPTVRLIEIAPDGGTKGWTPGSHINLSLPIGDSGETRSYSLIGEPHPQVYRIAVKRDDQGRGGSRYMHGCDVGARLNVSEPHNNFDLSWQGTHYVLVAGGIGVTPVHSMALALAKRGAKVTVLQAARTRAELAFADELSAALGDNIRFFVSDEGNRIDAAAEVAALPTDAEIYLCGPLSLVDAFRKAWRAEGRPMARLRSETFGSSGSFAAEPFKVFVPALGLEVDVPADRSMADALEEAGVAVITDCKRGECGLCAVDIVSCNGEIDHRDVFLSDQERQENVRICACVSRVAGGAITIDTGYRTDAQQGVGF
- a CDS encoding GntR family transcriptional regulator, with the protein product MSLAEPSERAGERSQSQTVTALLSLRELIVSGALKSGERISELAMVDRIGVSRTPLRTALVKLEQEGLIEEIPSGGYAVKAFSEADVFDAIEIRGTLEGLSARYAAERGVTAMRLGELRECVAEIDAVITAGGLNEDDFEAYLRANERFHALLVELSGSPTLRRELERVSSLPFASASAFVKAEAALPESRGILPIANEHHRAVVDAIENREGARAEAIMREHARLSYRNLMLALRNQKVLDLVPGAALIRRRG
- a CDS encoding NADP-dependent malic enzyme; translation: MADDTANRPQAHKRPKITEQEALDFHSQGKPGKLEIVPTKPMATQRDLSLAYSPGVAIPVLAIANDPATAFDYTTRGNMVAVITNGTAILGLGNLGALASKPVMEGKSVLFKRFADIDSIDLEVDTEDPEQFINAVRYLGPSFGGINLEDIKAPECFIIEEKLRELMDIPVFHDDQHGTAIIAAAGILNAMQITGRDIKKTRLVCNGAGAAGIACLDLIKAIGFAPENIILCDTKGVVYRGRTEGMNQWKSAHAVVTNARTLEEAMVDADIFFGLSVKGALTSDMVRSMAKDPIIFAMANPDPEITPEEAHAVREDCIVATGRSDYPNQVNNVLGFPYLFRGALDVRATTINMEMKIAATLALAKLAQEDVPDDVAAAYQGARPRFGRDYIIPVPFDPRLISVVPAAVAKAAMETGVARKQITDMVAYQSQLSARRDPVAGALQRIVQRVRRFPKRVVFAEGEEEQVIRGALSFVAQEMGTAILVGREDRVKEAAERIGVDLSDKSIEIHNAALSHRNEAYAEFLYERMQRKGYLFRDCMRLINQDRNHFAATMVALGDADAMVTGMTRNFSTALEEVLRVIDAKPGHRLMGCSLVLARERTVLVADTAITEMPTAEEIAQIAIEAAGVARRLGFEPRVALLAFATFGHPPGERSARVQEAVKILDGMRLDFEYDGEMAADVALNPELMRAYPFCRLTDTANVLVMPAFHSASISTKMLQELGGGTVIGPLIVGLDKPVQFISMSAKDSEIVNMAAFSAFNIGG